ATACTGTTGCAAAACATTACTTATTCAATCAATTATTTGAGCTTTAggttacaaaaaattaaacaacCAAGAGCAAATGTGAAGGTGATCAAGGACGTGGAACCAGTAGTGTTTCCTCGGAGCACTTAATTACGGTGCACATATATCCATGTTTGTATGCAACCATTCTGTTCAATAAGTAGTAATTATTTTCTAATGATGAGAATATGAGGTTAAACGCGTTGCGTGCTGAATTTAATTTGCTCATTCTGGATTATCATCAAGTCAACGAAGATGGTACAAAACTCAAAAACTAGCTGCTGTATTCATGATTAGATTTAGTCTACGCAGGCAAAGACAGAAAATTCAGAATATTGAATTGCTTTGCTACTTGTCAATTAAGTAATCAAAGGAATGAAGAAGGTGCATCCCTGCCCCACATCCGATGTTTGAATTAGACCGCCCAAATGTTGCTTGCTTGCACTTCTATAAATAGTAACGCAATGCTGATCCTTAACGCCACACAAGCTAGCTAATTACAAAGCCCTCGCTTTCCTTATTCTTCCAATTTCACCATCCTGATCAAGTCCAGCCTTTTGTGACATGTTCACAAAACTAGCAATGGCGTACCCTTTGGCAATTTTCCTGTTCGTGACTGTTTTTGTTTCTCCGGCCATCTCTAGACAACTTCCTCCATCAACAATAAAATCATGGTGTGCACAAACCCCATATCCACAACCGTGTGAGTATTTCTTGTCCCACAGCCCTAAATACGGTCATGGCTATCCCATAAAAGGCAAGTCCGATTTTCTGAAGATGTCACTCAATCTTGCCTTAGAACGTGCCCTGCATGGCCGGGAAAACACATACAACCTTGGCTCAAAATGTCAAAACCAGCGCGAAAAGGCTGCATGGGCAGATTGTCTAGAGCTTTACGAAAGCACCATTGTCAAGATTAACAAAACTGTTGATCCTTACACCAAGTGCAGTGCAGTTGATGCGCAAACTTGGCTTAGCACAGCACTCACCAATCTTGAGACATGCAAGCAAGGGTTCACTGAGCTTGGACGCGGTGCTGATTTTCTTGTGCCCTTGATGTCAAATAGTAACGTTAGCTGTTTGATTAGTAACACTTTGTCCCTAAACAAAGTGGGATATAACGAGCCAAGCTACAAGGAGGGGTTCCCAACTTGGGTGAAACCTGGTGACAGGAAACTCTTGCAGTCTTCATCTCCAAAGCCAAATGTTGTGGTAGCCCAAGATGGTTCGGGCAACTTTAAGACGGTCGCTCAAGCTATAGCTGCTGCCGCGAAGCGATCGGGAAATGGGAGGTATGTGATACACATAAAGGCAGGAACATATAAGGAAAATGTGGAGATTGGAACTAAGTTGAAGAATATCATGTTGGTTGGTGATGGTATTGGAAAAACCATTATCACCGGAAGCAAGAGCGTTGACGGTGGTAGCACCACTTTCAAATCTGCAACAGTTGGTAAGTTAAGCTAGCCAAACAAAGCaatttttgtttcatattctaCACCTACAACAGACTTAAGTTTTCTCTAATGCACAAAACTGGTAATAGAGCAACCACAACACGAACTTGCCTGTTAGGTAATAAGCAGTCCTAAAGGAAAATCTCGAACTAGAGGATTTTTCTTTGCATGCATGGCAGACCGATAAGCTGACTATAGATGGTAGACAATATTTTTAATAATCAGAGTATGCTTGGGGCTGTGAAGGTTTATTGTCTGCTAAactattttctcttcttttttttctcttttgagtTTTTCTGTGAGGACGAAGAAATACAACTGttgtttactttattttttcagagagagagagagagcacaCAATAAAATAAAAGGTGTTATTCAATAATCATGACAACCACAGAGTATAAGCTTAAGTTGTGTTGGGTTCTGGGAAAGGGTACAGAATAGCATTTCTTCGAGGAGAAGGCAGAGAAAATGGAAGTTTTGAATTTATGAATGTTAAGAACGAGTCTCAGTAAGAAAGTTCAACTTCGATGAAAATGTTAGCTTGATAGGAGATTTCTAGAATTAAAAGACTTGTTTGAGCTAGGTGGATAACATTGGACATAATGCACATAAAGTCTACGTCCTTGAATTATGAACTCTGAAGTCTCTATCGACTCGTATTTGTCATAACATCTATTCTAATTAATCCTCTTTTGAAGGCTGTCCTGAATGTCATCCTATAATGATAGCTGACTTAGTTTAGAATTTTATTGCAGTACTCATTTTGATAAAGGTGTAATGGAACTGACAAAATATTCTTGTCTACCTAAATTTCAGCCGTTGTCGGCGATGGATTCATTGCTCGTGGGATTTCATTTAGGAACACAGCGGGACCTCAAAATCACCAAGCGGTGGCTCTTCGTTCTGGTTCCGATCTCTCTGTATTTTACCAATGCAGCTTTGAAGGCTATCAAGACACCCTTTATGTCCACTCGGAAAGACAATTTTACAGGGAATGTGATATCTACGGAACTGTTGATTTTATATTTGGAAATGCTGCTGTCGTC
This portion of the Coffea arabica cultivar ET-39 chromosome 2e, Coffea Arabica ET-39 HiFi, whole genome shotgun sequence genome encodes:
- the LOC113731785 gene encoding pectinesterase 2, with amino-acid sequence MFTKLAMAYPLAIFLFVTVFVSPAISRQLPPSTIKSWCAQTPYPQPCEYFLSHSPKYGHGYPIKGKSDFLKMSLNLALERALHGRENTYNLGSKCQNQREKAAWADCLELYESTIVKINKTVDPYTKCSAVDAQTWLSTALTNLETCKQGFTELGRGADFLVPLMSNSNVSCLISNTLSLNKVGYNEPSYKEGFPTWVKPGDRKLLQSSSPKPNVVVAQDGSGNFKTVAQAIAAAAKRSGNGRYVIHIKAGTYKENVEIGTKLKNIMLVGDGIGKTIITGSKSVDGGSTTFKSATVAVVGDGFIARGISFRNTAGPQNHQAVALRSGSDLSVFYQCSFEGYQDTLYVHSERQFYRECDIYGTVDFIFGNAAVVFQNCNIYARNPPNKTNTITAQGRTDPNQNTGISILNSRVTAASDLKPVQSSVKTYLGRPWKEYSRTVFMKTFLDGLINPDGWMPWSGNFALNTLYYGEYANTGPGSSTAKRVNWKGYHVITSATEASKFTVGNFIAGSSWLPATNVPFTSGL